From a region of the Rhodothermales bacterium genome:
- a CDS encoding DUF4956 domain-containing protein codes for MGSRIIQDIQALGQFNTTIGDVVMSLLVSFVCGLAVSLVYRWTYRGASYSPSLVRSMITLAMITAMIMLVIGNNLARAFGLVGAMSIIRFRTALKDPHDIVFVFFALAAGMAAGVGMYKLALISTAGVSVVIALTTRLGYAEQERDSLILRFSYTGAAGEKEASYLPLLERYCKSTKLINVRADQAELSELTFFANLRKQGEREALTRALAALPDVANVSLYYDTEQS; via the coding sequence ATGGGTAGCAGAATAATTCAGGACATCCAGGCGCTCGGCCAGTTCAATACGACGATCGGTGATGTCGTCATGTCACTGCTGGTCTCGTTTGTCTGCGGATTGGCAGTTTCGCTCGTATACCGGTGGACGTACCGGGGGGCCAGCTATTCGCCCAGTCTCGTGCGATCCATGATTACGCTTGCGATGATCACAGCGATGATCATGCTTGTGATCGGCAACAACCTTGCTCGCGCCTTCGGGCTTGTCGGCGCGATGTCCATCATACGTTTCAGGACGGCGCTCAAGGATCCGCACGACATTGTATTTGTGTTCTTCGCGCTTGCTGCCGGCATGGCGGCGGGAGTCGGTATGTACAAGCTTGCACTCATCAGTACCGCGGGCGTGAGTGTTGTGATCGCGCTCACGACCAGACTGGGGTATGCAGAACAGGAACGGGATTCGCTCATCCTGCGCTTCTCCTACACCGGCGCGGCGGGAGAGAAGGAGGCGTCCTACTTACCGTTGTTAGAACGCTATTGCAAGTCGACAAAGCTCATCAACGTTCGGGCTGATCAGGCCGAACTCTCGGAGCTCACCTTCTTTGCCAACCTTCGCAAGCAGGGTGAGCGCGAGGCGTTGACGCGGGCGCTCGCGGCGCTGCCCGACGTCGCCAATGTCAGCTTGTACTACGACACAGAGCAGTCGTAG
- a CDS encoding polyphosphate polymerase domain-containing protein produces the protein MSRHELKYLVGEDQLPFLRQQIEPFVEVDPHVRGFEGEGYTVRSIYLDTAGLRYYREKKAGIRVRRKLRVRAYNKFSPGDWVFLEIKRKVQDRVSKNRAPLLFESLDALFRSGDVEQHILTDRFYPASIDDAKRFFYHVYKYNLIPVVSTVYEREAFIGRYDPTLRITFDRNLRGRGYPRLTEIYDEGQHRLVKPGSFVIEVKYNTGFPRWLRAVLGRYGLRTQAVSKYCLCAETSERERDRKSQVLGSYQTAV, from the coding sequence ATGAGCAGACACGAACTGAAGTATCTGGTCGGGGAAGATCAACTGCCATTCCTGCGGCAGCAGATAGAACCCTTTGTGGAGGTGGATCCGCATGTCCGTGGGTTTGAGGGCGAAGGCTATACCGTACGAAGCATCTACCTCGACACCGCCGGGCTTCGCTACTACCGCGAGAAGAAGGCGGGTATCCGTGTGAGGCGCAAGCTCCGCGTGCGAGCGTATAACAAATTCAGTCCGGGAGACTGGGTCTTCCTGGAAATAAAGAGGAAGGTTCAGGATCGGGTGTCAAAGAACCGGGCCCCGCTGCTTTTTGAATCACTGGATGCGCTTTTTCGATCCGGGGATGTCGAACAGCATATTCTCACCGATCGATTCTATCCAGCGTCGATCGATGACGCAAAGCGGTTCTTCTATCATGTGTACAAGTACAATCTCATTCCGGTCGTTTCGACCGTGTACGAACGAGAAGCGTTTATCGGGAGGTATGATCCGACACTCAGGATAACGTTCGACCGTAACCTTCGCGGCCGGGGATACCCGCGGTTGACGGAGATATACGATGAAGGGCAGCATCGTCTCGTCAAACCCGGAAGCTTCGTCATCGAGGTGAAATACAACACCGGATTTCCGCGGTGGCTTCGTGCGGTTCTGGGGAGATATGGACTCCGCACACAGGCGGTTTCGAAGTACTGCCTGTGTGCAGAAACATCAGAGCGAGAGCGGGACAGAAAATCACAGGTTCTGGGCAGTTATCAGACGGCGGTATAA